The DNA sequence TTAAATCATATATGTATTAACATTAAACAATCACACCTGTAACTCTGTAAGTTGTAAGTTGTAACTtgtatttttaattttgtatagCATATATAATATTAGAATGTTAATTTGATACTAGATTTGATATTGAGAATCTGAGATGCTTAATTTGGAATCTTTGTAAAGTGTATAGAATATTGATTACTTGATTTGATACTGAGATGCTTGAATTTTTTCAACTTTTTTGATTTCGTATTTGTAGAAAACTAGAAATGGAAACAGGGGGTTCTTCAGCTGCTTTCAATTCGCAGACTATGGGTTCCTTATAGCCAGAGGTTGTTAAGCGAAAATCAGATGATGTTGGGTGGGATTATGGTGAATTAACTTTACCAAATAACTACGATAAAATCAAATGCAAGTTATGTGACAAAGCATTTAGTGGAGGAATATATCGGTTAAAGCAACATATAGCTGGTCTTAGAGGTAATGTGAAACCATGTCCGAACTCTACTCCTTTGGATAAATCTAAATGCTTACAAGCCTTGGAGGGATAAAAAAAGAAGATATGACAAGAAAGAACGTATTGAGGAAGTTAGGGATGACGTTACAATCAGCAAAGACAGTGATGATGTTGTTGAACTTGACAGTGGAGGCTCTAAACCCGTACGGTCCCTTGGACCAATGGATCAGTTCGCACGGACGATAGATCCAGATGCATCATTAAGGAAAACAAGACAACAAAATATTAATGATGCGCTATTTAAGAATAGAACCAACGAAGTACATACTTACTTGGCTAAGTGGGTGTATGGAGCAGGGATTCCTTTCAATGCAATTAACAATGACGACTTTCATCGATTTTGTGAAGCAGTTGGACAATTTGGTCCCCGATACATACCACCAAGCCAACACCAATTGAGGGAGCCACAATTTTGTGTGTAAATTGTAAACTAGGCACAATTTTCCTCTCTTCTATTGAATGTTCGAATGAGGCTCATACGGCTAAGTTTATATATGAGTATGTGGATAAGTACATTCAAGAAGTTGGACCAAGCAATGTGATCCAGGTGGTGACGGACAACGCATCAAATAACATGGCTGCAGTAAAATTACTGAGAGATAAAAGACCACATATATTTTGGACTTCTTGTGCTACACATACACTCAATCTTATGCTTGAGGCCATAGGTAATTCTGCAGCTTTTCTGCAAATCTCTATGCAGTTTTTTATTTAGTTTTCTGCAGATTTTTCTGCATTGTTTGCAGAATTTTTCTGCAGTTTTTGTGCAAATTGTTATGCATTTTTTGTACTATTTCTTATTTCAGGTAAAACTCCAAAATTTAAATTTGTGATTGATAAAACAAAGGCTTTGACCATCTTTATCTATGCGCATCATAAAACCTTGGCTTTGATGAGGAAGTATACAAAAAGAGATATCGTGAGGCCTGGTGTTACACGATTTGCAAGTTCCTTTCTGATGATGCAAAGTATATTGGAGAAACAAGAGAAGTTGAAGTTTATGTTTCTCTCAGAAGAATGGGGTCAATGCAAATTCTCAACTAGTGCAAAAAGTGTGGCCTCTTATGCAACAATTGTTAATCAATCATTTTGGACTAATCTTGCAATGTGTTTTGAGTTGTTCAAACCTTTAGTTAAGGTTCTTAGGTTTGTTGACGGAGATTGGTGTCCATCTATGGGTTTTGTATATGGTAAACTTAAAGATGCcaaaaaagaaataattaaactttgTAAAGATGTAAAAGAGATATATGAGCCCATTATTGGAATCATAGACTCAAGGGCTAAGGATCGACTTGATTTCCCTTTACACTTAGCAGGATACTTGTTAAATCCTTATTACTACTATCGAGATGATGAGGCGCAAAAAGATCCAGCATGTATGGCAGCTATTTTAACATGTATTGAAGCATTCTTT is a window from the Apium graveolens cultivar Ventura chromosome 1, ASM990537v1, whole genome shotgun sequence genome containing:
- the LOC141711274 gene encoding uncharacterized protein LOC141711274; amino-acid sequence: MDQFARTIDPDASLRKTRQQNINDALFKNRTNEVHTYLAKWVYGAGIPFNAINNDDFHRFCEAVGQFGTIFLSSIECSNEAHTAKFIYEYVDKYIQEVGPSNVIQVVTDNASNNMAAVKLLRDKRPHIFWTSCATHTLNLMLEAIGKTPKFKFVIDKTKALTIFIYAHHKTLALMRKYTKRDIVRPGVTRFASSFLMMQSILEKQEKLKFMFLSEEWGQCKFSTSAKSVASYATIVNQSFWTNLAMCFELFKPLVKVLRFVDGDWCPSMGFVYGKLKDAKKEIIKLCKDVKEIYEPIIGIIDSRAKDRLDFPLHLAGYLLNPYYYYRDDEAQKDPACMAAILTCIEAFFPDDFHVQHLVSNIELLKYKAMEGMFGKKLAKMGRIANNDSFDVVGWWSNYGAETPNLQMMAMKILSLTSSSSGCERNWSTFEGIHTKKRNGLDAVRMIHLVYVQFNSKLFNRKKKMKEKYDVLVANDASMAQAWIVEGGDDDEELSFDSNITSEDIDEARVVRELDEEDFQSEDEVNNNENLMFDFDDSDEQGW